In one Ananas comosus cultivar F153 linkage group 12, ASM154086v1, whole genome shotgun sequence genomic region, the following are encoded:
- the LOC109718041 gene encoding calmodulin-1-like yields MDILSQEQISVFQEAFLLFDRDGDGCITKEELDTVIRRNLGQEATEEELQDMIREVDGNGNGTIEFGEFLILMSKKMKEINSDEELKEAFKVFDRDENGFISATELRNVMINLGEKMTDEEVEEMIKEADEDGDGLVNYQEFVRMMTF; encoded by the exons ATGGATATCCTATCACAGGAACAGATTAGTGTGTTCCAAGAGGCCTTCTTGCTCTTTGACAGGGATGGAGATG gtTGCATCACCAAGGAGGAACTAGACACTGTCATAAGAAGAAATTTGGGCCAAGAAGCAACAGAAGAAGAGCTCCAGGATATGATAAGGGAGGTTGATGGGAATGGAAATGGGACCATAGAGTTTGGAGAGTTCTTGATCCTAATGTCCAAGAAAATGAAG GAGATTAATTCTGATGAGGAattgaaagaagctttcaaggtTTTCGACAGGGACGAAAATGGTTTCATCTCAGCCACTGAG CTGAGGAATGTGATGATCAATCTTGGGGAGAAGATGACAGATGAAGAGGTTGAGGAGATGATCAAGGAGGCCGACGAGGACGGCGACGGGCTCGTGAATTATCAGGAATTCGTGCGGATGATGACGTTCTAA